Proteins encoded by one window of Colletes latitarsis isolate SP2378_abdomen chromosome 5, iyColLati1, whole genome shotgun sequence:
- the LOC143342027 gene encoding uncharacterized protein LOC143342027, whose amino-acid sequence MKAFVVSLFLVSMIAADATASVKKLEKRGLLGSQGVGSAASYLPPTTSYASRQVSVSPAASYGVPASTYGVPAATYGVPAASYSLPAQSYSVPTPSYGVPAPTYALPAAAPSYTAAVPVSTYSAPVPVNTYSAPVAVPSYSAPLSAPVASYSSPVLSSSYGAPVSSYAGAYSQPLVASTYGVPQQYSAPVLGAVSSGVQTVSQSVAQPVSVGYASGVSLGSAGVQSGYGVPSSVVETVPSVGLSSYSSGAYGVPSSLVNNNGLSVGLSLSGQSLSSGSYGAPAAYSQGARYATGYSVGSASLPSASYGLPSSNVPVEQDDGYSYPVPSKKLVI is encoded by the exons ATGAAGGCCTTCGTA gtttctttaTTTTTGGTCTCGATGATCGCCGCCGATGCGACCGCATCGGTAAAGAAACTCGAGAAGCGTGGACTTCTCGGAAGTCAAGGCGTCGGGTCTGCTGCAAGCTATCTTCCACCTACGACTTCGTACGCCTCGAGACAGGTCTCAGTTTCTCCAGCTGCAAGTTACGGTGTCCCAGCATCAACGTACGGCGTACCAGCAGCAACATACGGCGTCCCAGCTGCATCTTACAGCCTCCCAGCACAATCCTATAGCGTCCCAACTCCATCTTATGGTGTCCCAGCACCCACTTATGCTCTCCCAGCAGCAGCTCCTTCCTACACCGCCGCTGTTCCCGTCTCAACCTACAGCGCCCCTGTACCCGTCAACACTTACAGCGCCCCTGTTGCTGTTCCATCTTATAGCGCTCCGCTCTCAGCGCCAGTGGCGTCTTACAGCAGCCCGGTGTTGAGTTCGTCTTATGGTGCTCCCGTTTCGAGCTACGCGGGTGCTTACAGCCAACCGTTGGTAGCATCGACCTACGGAGTTCCTCAACAGTACTCAGCGCCTGTTCTTGGTGCAGTCTCTTCCGGAGTTCAGACGGTGTCCCAAAGCGTAGCACAACCAGTTTCTGTTGGTTACGCTAGCGGTGTTTCCCTGGGGTCCGCAGGCGTACAGAGCGGTTATGGCGTGCCAAGCTCCGTCGTTGAAACTGTTCCATCCGTTGGTCTTTCCAGCTACTCAAGCGGGGCTTATGGAGTTCCTTCGAGCCTCGTCAACAACAATGGACTCTCTGTTGGACTTTCCCTGAGCGGTCAGAGTTTGTCCAGCGGATCTTACGGAGCTCCTGCCGCGTACAGCCAAGGTGCCAGATACGCTACCGGTTACTCGGTGGGATCAGCATCTCTGCCATCTGCATCCTATGGCCTCCCGAGTTCCAACGTCCCAGTGGAACAAGACGATGGATACTCGTATCCAGTCCCGTCGAAGAAATTGGTCATTTAA